TGCTCCTGATGCTGTCAGCTCCGACCGAGCCGACGAAAGACAGATATGGTACCATATCTGTCAGAGACTCTGGAGTAGAGTCTCTGACAGAAGATATTTATATTATAAAATTTACAGTATAGCAGCTTCCGTACTGTTATTGCTGGCAGCGGGAAGCATGGCTTTCTATATAGCCGGCAATAAGAAAGAAGTTGCAATGTATATCGTAACTTCCGGTATTCAGAATATGCAGTCGGTTTCTTTGCCCGATGGTACGTTTGTACAGCTGGGCCCCGGTAGCCGGTTGACTTATCCCGCCGACTTTACCGGAGAAACCCGCGAAATACAGTTAAACGGACAGGCTTTCTTTGATATCTACAGAAATCCCGCCAAGCCATTCATCGTACATACTTCTAATATGCAGATCGAGGCGCTGGGTACGGCCTTCGAAATTTTCGATTATGAAATAGAGAATAAATCGGAAACTGTTTTATTGAACGGTAGCGTCAAAATTAATTTAAATCATCCGAAAGGAGATATGAAGGACTTTATCCTCTCGCCGGATGAAAAGATCGTACATGATAGATGGGCCGACTCGACTTACATCCAGCCTGTCGATGCCGATAAATATACCGCCTGGCGCAAGCAGAAAATACTCAGCTTTGAGAATGAAAAACTATCTATGATCATCCCGCGCCTCGAACAATGGTACGGACGCAAGGTGATGTGCCAGCAGGATTTAGCAGATAAATACCGTTTTACGTTCAAAGTGAGGGACGAATCATTGGAACGTATCTTATTTATAATGGGAGAATCTTCTCCGCTTGGATATCAGAAGACCACTAATGGAAATTTTGTAATAAAGCTCAAATAATTAATAACTTAAATTTATAGCCTATGGAC
This is a stretch of genomic DNA from Parabacteroides chongii. It encodes these proteins:
- a CDS encoding FecR family protein translates to MDQKDTKHILKKLMQDALAEEEQAALNDRKTVKRQMFSQWENAPDAVSSDRADERQIWYHICQRLWSRVSDRRYLYYKIYSIAASVLLLLAAGSMAFYIAGNKKEVAMYIVTSGIQNMQSVSLPDGTFVQLGPGSRLTYPADFTGETREIQLNGQAFFDIYRNPAKPFIVHTSNMQIEALGTAFEIFDYEIENKSETVLLNGSVKINLNHPKGDMKDFILSPDEKIVHDRWADSTYIQPVDADKYTAWRKQKILSFENEKLSMIIPRLEQWYGRKVMCQQDLADKYRFTFKVRDESLERILFIMGESSPLGYQKTTNGNFVIKLK